The Candidatus Zixiibacteriota bacterium genome includes a window with the following:
- the lon gene encoding endopeptidase La, with amino-acid sequence MSITKEKEPITDTLVLSILPLKGTVVYPYLVVPLMIQDTEQTRLLDEALMRGARIGLFVQKDPSVDHPGPDDLYAIGTTGNILKMLRFPDGTVRFLIQGLSRIRIKKYTSESPFLTAAVEELTETHTSSVELEALRRNVIERVKNLAELAPYLTEEFHVSALNQDTPSKLADFVASGMNIPVQAKQVILAELDVFRRLKAVYAILNKEIEVLELSKKIQAQAATELGKSQRDYILREQLKAIRKELGDGDGSSELDEFEQKITDAAMPEYAEKAALKELDRLSHMSPSSAEYTVARTYLDWLVSLPWSVATDDKLDLREAKKILDEDHHGLEKVKDRILEQLAVRKLKKDVKGPIVCFVGPPGVGKTSLGRSIARAIGRNFGRVSLGGMRDEAEIRGHRRTYIGAMPGRIIQMIKRCGSNNPVIMLDEIDKLGSDFRGDPASALLEVLDPEQNDSFSDHYLELPFDLSGIMFITTANWLEPIPNVLLDRMEIIRLPGYTDIEKLAIAKKHLIPKQLVNHGLTEANLELDDSAVKAIIDGYTREAGLRNLEREIASVARKAARKVASGYKRKIKVDAKQVAKLLGPQKFVREVLERKGQVGVVPGLAYTSVGGEILFIEATAMEGKNTLTLTGHLGDVMKESAQAALSFLRSNAGELKIDNDAFENRQIHIHVPSGATPKDGPSAGIAMLVALSSLFTGRAVKPCLAMTGEITLRGQLLPIGGLKEKLLAAYRAGVETVILPKENQKDTADIPPEIKKNITLKFFADALPAIDFALEPSSKGKKTNTKRGKAK; translated from the coding sequence GTGTCAATAACCAAAGAAAAAGAACCGATTACCGATACACTGGTCCTGTCCATACTCCCCCTCAAAGGCACGGTCGTCTATCCCTACCTGGTCGTACCGTTGATGATACAGGACACCGAACAAACCCGTTTGCTCGACGAGGCGCTCATGCGCGGTGCGCGTATCGGTTTGTTCGTCCAGAAGGACCCCTCGGTGGATCATCCCGGTCCCGACGACCTCTACGCAATCGGAACCACCGGCAACATTCTCAAAATGCTCCGTTTTCCGGACGGTACGGTCCGTTTTTTGATTCAGGGACTGTCTCGGATCAGGATTAAAAAATACACTTCCGAATCGCCGTTCCTGACGGCCGCGGTCGAGGAACTCACCGAGACGCATACCTCCTCGGTTGAACTCGAAGCCCTCCGCCGCAACGTGATCGAACGGGTGAAAAACCTGGCTGAGTTGGCGCCGTATCTGACCGAGGAATTTCACGTTTCCGCGCTGAATCAGGATACACCGTCGAAGCTGGCCGATTTTGTCGCTTCCGGGATGAATATCCCTGTCCAGGCCAAGCAGGTGATTCTGGCTGAGCTGGATGTCTTTCGACGTCTGAAAGCTGTCTATGCGATTCTCAATAAAGAGATCGAAGTCCTCGAGCTGTCCAAGAAAATCCAGGCTCAGGCGGCCACTGAATTAGGCAAGTCACAACGTGATTATATCCTGCGCGAACAACTCAAGGCGATCAGAAAAGAACTGGGCGACGGCGACGGATCATCCGAGCTGGATGAGTTCGAACAAAAAATCACCGATGCTGCGATGCCGGAATACGCTGAGAAAGCGGCGCTCAAGGAATTGGATCGCCTCTCGCACATGTCGCCCTCATCGGCCGAGTACACCGTGGCGCGCACTTATCTCGACTGGCTCGTGTCGCTTCCCTGGTCGGTTGCGACCGACGATAAGCTCGATCTGCGCGAGGCTAAGAAAATTCTCGATGAAGACCATCACGGTCTCGAAAAAGTCAAGGACCGCATTCTCGAACAACTGGCCGTACGCAAGTTGAAGAAGGATGTCAAAGGCCCGATCGTTTGTTTCGTCGGCCCGCCCGGGGTCGGCAAGACCTCGCTGGGGCGCTCGATCGCACGTGCGATTGGACGTAATTTCGGACGGGTGTCGCTTGGCGGCATGCGTGATGAAGCCGAAATTAGGGGACACCGCCGTACTTATATCGGAGCGATGCCGGGACGAATCATCCAGATGATCAAGCGTTGCGGGTCCAACAACCCGGTGATCATGCTCGATGAAATCGACAAACTCGGTTCCGATTTCCGAGGTGATCCTGCCTCGGCCCTGCTTGAGGTGCTCGATCCCGAACAGAACGACAGCTTTTCCGATCATTATCTCGAACTGCCGTTCGACCTTTCCGGGATCATGTTCATCACTACCGCCAACTGGCTCGAACCGATCCCAAACGTTCTGCTCGACCGTATGGAGATTATCCGTCTGCCCGGTTATACCGATATCGAAAAGCTGGCGATCGCTAAAAAGCACTTGATACCTAAACAGTTGGTCAATCACGGTCTGACCGAGGCCAACCTCGAACTGGATGACTCGGCGGTCAAAGCGATTATCGACGGTTATACCCGTGAGGCGGGACTGCGCAATCTCGAACGTGAAATCGCATCGGTCGCACGAAAAGCAGCCCGGAAAGTGGCTTCCGGCTACAAGAGGAAAATCAAGGTCGATGCCAAACAGGTAGCCAAGCTGCTCGGCCCGCAGAAATTCGTTCGCGAAGTCCTCGAACGCAAGGGGCAGGTGGGAGTGGTGCCGGGTTTGGCTTATACCTCCGTCGGCGGCGAGATTTTGTTCATCGAAGCGACCGCAATGGAAGGTAAGAATACGCTGACCCTCACCGGTCATCTCGGCGATGTCATGAAGGAGTCGGCTCAGGCGGCGTTGTCGTTCCTGCGCTCCAATGCGGGGGAGTTGAAAATCGACAACGATGCTTTCGAAAACCGACAGATTCACATTCATGTTCCCTCGGGAGCGACGCCCAAGGATGGACCGTCGGCGGGAATCGCCATGCTGGTGGCGCTTTCGTCATTGTTTACCGGTCGGGCGGTCAAGCCCTGTCTGGCCATGACCGGTGAAATTACTCTGCGCGGGCAACTGCTGCCGATCGGCGGTCTCAAGGAAAAACTCCTGGCGGCTTACCGCGCCGGGGTGGAGACGGTGATATTACCGAAGGAAAACCAGAAGGATACCGCCGACATTCCGCCGGAGATCAAGAAGAACATAACGCTGAAGTTTTTTGCCGACGCTCTCCCGGCGATTGATTTCGCCCTGGAACCGTCGTCAAAGGGCAAGAAAACGAATACGAAACGCGGCAAGGCAAAATAA